In the Pedobacter cryoconitis genome, GAATGCTGATAGGTACCCTGTTTGGCGTCTTTGTAATCCCTGTATTATTTATTCTTTTCCAGGCTTTACACGAGAAAATATCAGGTGTACATCCGCCTAAGCATGAGCCTTCACCTCTTCCAGAATCATTTAATCATGTCGGGTTCAGCTGACAAAGTAAAAACAGATCAATAAATGAAAAAAATATATCACTCTTTCCTGATTCCCCTAGTGATCGTTTCGGGCTTATGGAGTTCTTGTAAGGTAACCAGGCCTTATAGCAAACCCACAATTTCTACTGCGCCGGCTTACCGTGATGCAGGTCTTTCAGATACAACAAATATGGCAGCTTTAAAGTGGTCAGCTATGTTCACTGATACCGTATTAAACCATTTAATCTTACAAGGTTTACAAGCGAATTTTAATTTGAAGATCGCGATTGAGCGGATCAATGAGGCCAAGGCAAATTTAAGAAGGAGCAAAGCTGCTTTTTTACCTGAGGTTAATACCAATGTTTCGGTGAAGCAATCCAAGCTTGCCTATCCGCAAAGCTTTGGAATTTTCGACAATGCTACGCAGTATGATTTTGGTATTACAACGGCCTGGGAAATTGATGTCTGGGGTAAATTAAGCAGTGCAAAACGGGCATCACTAGCAGAACTGCTGGCTTCTGATGCCGCTAAAAGAGCAATACAGACGCAACTGATAGCCAACATTGCCAATTACTATTATGATTTGCTAACGCTGGACGAACAATTAGCTGTGACACAAAAAACGGCCTTAAACAGAAAAGCTGATGCAGAAGCCATTCAACTTCTTTTTGAAAGCTCTGTATTAAATGGAGTCGCAGTGGTACAAAGTGAAGCCAATTATTATGAGGCAGATCTGGCTATTCCTGATATCGAGCAAAAAATCAAAGAAACAGAACATGCTTTAAGCGTTTTACTGGCCAGAACACCCGCGAAAATTGAAAGGACATCTTTGCAGCAGCAAAAACTGGATTATGATTTAAAGCCCGGCATTCCTGCTCAGTTGTTAGCGAACAGACCTGATGTACAACAGGCAGAGTATGTTTTCAGAGCCGCATTTGAGCGCACCAACGTGGCAAAAACCAATTTCTATCCTGCTTTAACCATTACCGCAGCAGGAGGTTTTTCCAGCCTTACCCTTAAGGAGTGGATTAATAGTGCTGGTTTATTTGCAAATATTGCTGGTGGCCTTACCCAACCTCTTTTCAACAGAGGTATCAATAAGGCGAAGTTAACAACTGCACAATCTCAGCAAAATCAGGCGCTGTATAATTTTGAATTATCTCTTTTAAAAGCAAGTCAAGAGGTATCCGATGCATTAGCTGTTTACCAGTCTGCCATACAAAAAGCTGGTAAGCGGCAAAAACAGTTAACCGCTTTAACGAAAGCGTTATCCTTTAATAAGGAACTGCTGAATTACAGTAAAAATACAAATTATACAGATGTTCTCACTGCTGAACAGAATCTGCTGACTGCAGAACTCAAAGGCATCAATGATCAGAGTCAGAAACTACATGCGGTGGTCAATTTATACCGCGCTTTAGGTGGTGGGTGGAATTAG is a window encoding:
- a CDS encoding efflux transporter outer membrane subunit, with product MKKIYHSFLIPLVIVSGLWSSCKVTRPYSKPTISTAPAYRDAGLSDTTNMAALKWSAMFTDTVLNHLILQGLQANFNLKIAIERINEAKANLRRSKAAFLPEVNTNVSVKQSKLAYPQSFGIFDNATQYDFGITTAWEIDVWGKLSSAKRASLAELLASDAAKRAIQTQLIANIANYYYDLLTLDEQLAVTQKTALNRKADAEAIQLLFESSVLNGVAVVQSEANYYEADLAIPDIEQKIKETEHALSVLLARTPAKIERTSLQQQKLDYDLKPGIPAQLLANRPDVQQAEYVFRAAFERTNVAKTNFYPALTITAAGGFSSLTLKEWINSAGLFANIAGGLTQPLFNRGINKAKLTTAQSQQNQALYNFELSLLKASQEVSDALAVYQSAIQKAGKRQKQLTALTKALSFNKELLNYSKNTNYTDVLTAEQNLLTAELKGINDQSQKLHAVVNLYRALGGGWN